A genomic region of Zea mays cultivar B73 chromosome 6, Zm-B73-REFERENCE-NAM-5.0, whole genome shotgun sequence contains the following coding sequences:
- the LOC103631129 gene encoding L10-interacting MYB domain-containing protein isoform X2, producing the protein MSKGENSRAHWNFNKEKGLVDILNEHNHQRFRGQNGWAAEGWKSIVKSFNEKFPSDRFTKGQIQEKEKELKANYKAIRDGKKKSGAGWNESLCMINAEPVIWEKLIHDIPRLKKFQAKSFPLFYELEKLHEGSIATGDLNFTSAEPAPQPTEHVSTIDIDAHDSHLNPFLANVDDHMPSSGPIDIDEIETPSSSCSKNLENRIGKKRKLSIAGVLQNYVDIRANETKIFMNELNETTKEVDDYSIKRCLDLLESIEELSDEEKAQATNVLKCEVNREIFMNFKIPKVRLLWVKGEISPKI; encoded by the exons ATGAGTAAAGGAGAAAACTCTAGGGCTCATTGGAACTTCAATAAAGAAAAAGGCCTAGTTGATATATTGAATGAGCACAATCATCAAAGGTTCCGAGGGCAAAATGGATGGGCGGCCGAAGGGTGGAAGAGCATTGTGAAGAGTTTTAATGAAAAGTTTCCATCTGATCGGTTTACAAAGGGCCAAatacaagaaaaggagaaagagcTTAAAGCAAACTACAAGGCAATCCGTGATGGAAAAAAGAAAAGTGGTGCAGGATGGAATGAATCTTTGTGCATGATTAATGCTGAGCCAGTAATATGGGAAAAGCTTATCCAT GATATTCCAAGGCTGAAGAAATTCCAAGCAAAATCATTCCCTTTGTTTTATGAACTGGAAAAACTGCATGAAG GAAGCATTGCTACAGGTGATTTAAACTTCACATCAGCTGAACCAGCACCCCAACCAACTGAACATGTTAGCACTATTGATATTGATGCTCATGATTCTCACCTTAACCCTTTCCTTGCAAATGTGGATGATCACATGCCATCTAGTGGACCCATAGACATAGATGAGATAGAAACACCGTCTTCATCTTGCTCTAAAAATCTTGAAAATAGGATTgggaagaaaagaaagctcaGTATTGCTGGAGTTTTACAAAACTATGTGGACATTAGGGCAAATGAAACAAAAATATTTATGAATGAACTCAATGAGACAACTAAGGAAGTAGATGACTATTCTATCAAGCGGTGTCTAGATCTTTTAGAATCAATTGAAGAACTTTCAGATGAGGAAAAGGCACAAGCAACAAATGTGCTGAAGTGTGAGGTCAACAGAGAAATTTTCATGAACTTCAAGATTCCAAAGGTTCGTTTGTTATGGGTCAAAGGCGAAATCTCTCCCAAG ATCTAA
- the LOC103631129 gene encoding putative nuclease HARBI1 isoform X1, producing the protein MGSSDKIMEYRKEKIRKFMQLQQKEDDELFFVIVPAILQCLNDEKRPVHTSEYTGAKKMKEILEGHESWCKSEFRMEPEIFKATCNYLRWEGLLRDTRRVTIEEQLGMFLFMISHNASNERLKKTFQHSGETVHRHIKAVFNIIPTLTHKFLKLPSSNQTHPKIATDPRFWPFFKNCIGAIDGTHVPITISEEKAPPYRNRKGTLSQNVMVACDFNLNFTFISCGWEGSASDAGVLRSAISKGFHVPEGKFYLVDGGYANTPEFLAPYRGVRYHLSEFRRRRSSRASEYANHKEIFNHRHAILRNHIERAIGVLKKRFQILKVGTHHPIESQIKIPAAATVFHNIIRGLNGDEGWLDEQPTYIQPSDHIDLPEGDGNYQNDVESLNLQDHAGSILRDQIAIQMWERYNQNQS; encoded by the exons ATGGGATCTAGTGACAAGATTATGGAATATCGAAAGGAAAAAATTAGGAAATTCATGCAATTACAACAAAAAGAAGACGATGAATTGTTTTTTGTAATAGTTCCTGCCATACTTCAGTGCCTTAATGATGAGAAAAGGCCAGTTCATACTTCTGAATATACTGGTGCTAAAAAGATGAAGGAAATTCTAGAGGGGCATGAGAGTTGGTGTAAGTCAGAGTTTCGTATGGAGCCCGAGATTTTTAAGGCAACATGCAACTATCTTAGGTGGGAGGGGTTGTTGCGTGACACACGGAGAGTTACCATTGAGGAGCAGCTAGGAATGTTTCTATTTATGATTTCACACAATGCTAGCAATGAAAGACTAAAGAAAACATTTCAACATAGTGGGGAAACAGTCCATAGGCACATAAAGGCGGTTTTCAATATAATTCCAACTCTCACCCACAAATTTTTGAAGCTTCCTAGTTCCAACCAAACTCACCCCAAGATTGCAACAGATCCTCGATTCTGGCCTTTTTTTAAG AACTGTATTGGTGCCATTGATGGTACACATGTCCCCATCACAATTTCAGAAGAGAAAGCCCCACCATATAGAAATAGAAAAGGCACACTGTCTCAGAATGTGATGGTAGCATGTGACTTTAATCTGAACTTCACATTTATATCCTGTGGATGGGAAGGGTCTGCTTCAGACGCTGGAGTTCTTCGATCAGCTATTAGTAAGGGTTTTCATGTGCCAGAAGGAAAATTCTACCTTGTGGATGGCGGATATGCAAACACACCAGAATTCCTTGCACCATATCGTGGAGTTCGGTACCATTTGAGTGAATTTAGGAGGCGACGCTCATCTCGTGCAAGTGAATATGCTAATCACAAGGAAATATTCAATCATCGCCATGCAATCCTTAGAAACCATATTGAGAGGGCTATTGGGGTTCTAAAGAAGAGATTTCAAATCCTGAAAGTGGGTACACATCATCCCATAGAATCTCAGATAAAAATTCCAGCAGCTGCAACTGTCTTTCATAACATAATTAGAGGCTTAAATGGAGATGAGGGGTGGCTAGATGAGCAACCTACTtatatccaaccaagtgatcataTCGACCTACCTGAAGGAGATGGGAACTATCAAAATGATGTGGAGTCTCTTAACTTACAAGATCATGCTGGAAGCATACTTCGAGATCAGATTGCCATACAAATGTGGGAACGCTACAATCAAAACCAATCTTAA